From the Metamycoplasma hominis ATCC 23114 genome, one window contains:
- the rpsL gene encoding 30S ribosomal protein S12: protein MPTVAQLVKQGRKDKTTKSKAPALGKMYNSLQKKETAMPAPFKRGVCTRVATMTPKKPNSAIRKYARVRLSNGQEVTAYIPGEGHNLQEHSVVLIRGGKVKDLPGVRYTIVRGTQDAAGVNNRKQARSIYGTKKPKSN from the coding sequence ATGCCTACAGTTGCACAATTAGTAAAACAAGGCCGTAAAGATAAAACAACAAAATCTAAAGCTCCTGCTTTAGGAAAAATGTATAACTCTTTACAAAAAAAAGAAACTGCTATGCCCGCACCATTTAAGCGTGGCGTATGTACTCGTGTGGCAACAATGACACCTAAGAAACCTAACTCAGCTATTAGAAAATATGCCCGTGTTAGATTATCAAATGGTCAAGAAGTTACTGCCTATATTCCCGGTGAAGGACACAATTTACAAGAACACAGTGTTGTTTTAATTCGTGGAGGTAAGGTTAAAGATTTACCCGGAGTTAGATACACAATTGTTCGTGGAACACAAGATGCTGCCGGAGTTAATAACAGAAAGCAAGCTCGTTCTATTTATGGAACTAAAAAACCAAAAAGTAATTAA
- the rpsG gene encoding 30S ribosomal protein S7, which produces MSRKHKAPVRDVLADPVFNSKIITKLVNTIMLDGKKSIAENILYSAFDIIKTKTGKEPVEVFNLALENVSPQLEVRSRRVGGSNYQVPCEVSAKRKQTLALRWIIQYARLRNDKTMEEKLANELIDASNKVGGAIKKREDTHKMAESNKAFAHFRW; this is translated from the coding sequence ATGTCAAGAAAACATAAAGCGCCTGTTAGAGATGTCTTAGCAGATCCAGTTTTTAACTCTAAGATAATTACTAAATTAGTAAATACCATTATGTTAGATGGTAAAAAATCTATTGCTGAAAACATTTTATACAGTGCATTTGATATTATTAAAACAAAAACAGGAAAAGAACCAGTTGAAGTATTTAATCTAGCATTAGAAAATGTTAGTCCACAACTAGAAGTTAGATCAAGAAGAGTTGGTGGTTCAAACTACCAAGTTCCTTGTGAAGTTTCTGCAAAAAGAAAACAAACTTTAGCATTAAGATGAATTATTCAATATGCAAGATTAAGAAACGATAAAACTATGGAAGAAAAGTTAGCAAATGAATTAATAGATGCCTCAAACAAAGTTGGTGGAGCTATTAAGAAACGTGAAGATACCCATAAAATGGCTGAATCTAACAAAGCATTTGCTCACTTTAGATGATAA